The following proteins are co-located in the Microbulbifer sp. VAAF005 genome:
- the ilvC gene encoding ketol-acid reductoisomerase, with amino-acid sequence MQVYYDKDCDLSLIQGKTVAIIGYGSQGHAHANNLKDSGVANVVVGLREGSASWKKAEGAGLKVAEVVDAVKDADVVMILAPDEYQANIYKEQVAPNLKSGAALAFAHGFNVHFELIEPPADVDVIMVAPKGPGHTVRSTYLEGGGVPTLIAVYQDATGKAKDLALSYASANGGGRSGIIETNFREETETDLFGEQAVLCGGVSALVTAGFETLVEAGYAPEMAYFECLHELKLIVDLMYQGGIADMRYSISNTAEYGDYVTGPRIVTEETKAEMKRVLKDIQTGKFAKDFMLESLAGQPRLKAERRIGSEHEIEQVGAKLRAMMPWIKANKIIDRTEGNS; translated from the coding sequence ATGCAAGTTTATTACGACAAAGATTGTGACCTTTCTTTAATTCAGGGAAAAACAGTAGCCATTATTGGTTATGGATCTCAAGGCCATGCCCATGCCAATAACCTGAAAGACTCTGGTGTAGCGAATGTTGTTGTTGGGTTGCGCGAGGGGTCTGCTTCCTGGAAAAAGGCTGAAGGCGCGGGCTTGAAGGTAGCTGAAGTTGTCGATGCGGTGAAAGATGCCGACGTGGTTATGATTCTCGCTCCGGATGAATACCAGGCGAATATTTACAAAGAGCAAGTTGCTCCAAATTTAAAGTCTGGTGCAGCACTGGCTTTCGCGCATGGTTTTAATGTGCATTTTGAATTGATTGAGCCACCAGCGGATGTCGATGTCATTATGGTTGCTCCCAAGGGGCCCGGCCATACCGTTCGATCGACCTACCTTGAGGGAGGCGGTGTCCCTACCTTGATTGCGGTTTATCAGGATGCGACAGGTAAAGCAAAAGACTTGGCGCTGTCTTATGCCTCAGCTAATGGTGGTGGCCGCTCAGGTATTATTGAAACCAATTTCCGCGAAGAGACTGAAACAGATCTCTTCGGTGAGCAGGCTGTTCTGTGTGGGGGTGTTTCTGCGCTTGTAACGGCTGGTTTTGAGACTCTGGTAGAAGCCGGCTATGCTCCGGAAATGGCGTATTTTGAATGTCTGCATGAGTTGAAGCTAATTGTCGACCTGATGTACCAGGGGGGCATTGCCGATATGCGCTACTCTATCTCCAATACCGCAGAGTATGGTGACTACGTAACGGGCCCGCGTATTGTTACGGAAGAAACCAAGGCAGAAATGAAACGGGTTCTTAAAGATATTCAAACCGGTAAGTTTGCCAAAGACTTTATGCTCGAGTCCCTGGCGGGGCAGCCGCGCCTGAAAGCTGAGCGTCGCATTGGCAGCGAACACGAGATTGAGCAAGTGGGGGCAAAACTCCGTGCCATGATGCCGTGGATCAAAGCGAATAAAATTATTGACCGCACCGAAGGTAATAGCTGA
- the ilvN gene encoding acetolactate synthase small subunit, with protein MRRIISVLMENEPGALSRVVGLFSQRGYNIESLTVAPTEDATLSRLTLVTIGDDHKIEQITKNLNKLIDVVKLVDLTEGSHIERELLLVKVRANGAQRDEVKRSVDIFRGQIVDVTSSMYTVQVAGTGEKLDAFLQALGEHTIMEVVRSGVSGIARGEKVLSV; from the coding sequence ATGCGTAGAATAATTTCGGTTCTGATGGAGAATGAGCCTGGGGCATTGTCCCGTGTTGTTGGCTTGTTTTCCCAGCGTGGCTACAACATTGAAAGCCTCACCGTGGCGCCTACTGAGGATGCGACTTTATCGCGTCTCACTCTGGTGACGATTGGTGACGATCACAAGATTGAGCAAATTACCAAGAACCTAAACAAGCTTATTGATGTTGTGAAATTGGTGGACCTCACTGAAGGCTCTCATATCGAGCGGGAGCTGCTATTGGTGAAAGTGCGAGCCAATGGTGCCCAGCGCGATGAGGTGAAGCGCAGTGTCGATATTTTTCGTGGGCAGATCGTCGATGTCACCAGCAGTATGTACACGGTACAGGTGGCAGGAACTGGCGAAAAACTCGATGCGTTCCTCCAGGCGCTGGGGGAGCACACAATTATGGAAGTGGTGCGATCCGGAGTTTCCGGGATTGCCCGCGGTGAAAAAGTATTAAGTGTATAG
- a CDS encoding acetolactate synthase 3 large subunit: MELLSGGDMLVRALQDEGVDLIFGYPGGSALHIYDAIFRQKSIKHVLVRHEQGATHAADGYARSTGKAGVVLVTSGPGATNAITGIATAYMDSIPMVVISGQVPRDKIGEDAFQETDMVGCSRPIVKHSFLVKNAEDIPTIVKKAFFIANTGRPGPVVIDVPKDVTNPAERFPYHYPEKLRMRSYTPAGKGHSGQIRKAIAMLLSARRPVIYAGGGVVQGGGAELLTELARKLNYPVTNTLMGLGAFPGSDRRFLGMLGMHGTFEANTAMHHADVILAVGARFDDRVTNTPGKFCPGAKVIHIDVDPASISKTIVADIPIVGTVQAVLREMLEALKANDEQPDHSAIVDWWRQIDDWRERHGLYTAPRYQTNGALIMPQDVIKAVYDITEGDAFVTSDVGQHQMFAAQYYLFDKPRRWINSGGLGTMGFGLPAALGVKIAHPDKEVVCVTGEGSIQMCIQELSTATQYHLPVKILCLNNQALGMVKQWQEMQYEGRLSNSVYEESLPDFVKLAEAYGHVGVKVERREDLHNKLQEAFAIKDRTVFIDVYVDPSEHVYPMQVLPNGSMRDMWLSKTERT; the protein is encoded by the coding sequence GTGGAATTACTTTCCGGCGGCGATATGTTGGTTCGCGCGCTGCAGGATGAAGGGGTGGATCTGATTTTTGGATACCCGGGCGGCTCAGCGTTACATATCTATGATGCTATTTTTCGGCAGAAGTCGATAAAGCATGTTCTCGTGCGCCACGAGCAGGGCGCTACCCATGCTGCCGACGGCTACGCGCGGTCTACTGGTAAGGCGGGTGTGGTACTCGTGACATCTGGTCCTGGTGCCACGAACGCGATTACTGGCATCGCAACGGCCTATATGGATTCTATTCCTATGGTGGTGATATCCGGCCAGGTACCGAGAGATAAGATCGGTGAGGATGCGTTCCAGGAAACAGATATGGTCGGCTGCTCGCGGCCGATCGTGAAGCACAGTTTTTTGGTTAAAAATGCTGAAGATATCCCTACAATCGTCAAAAAGGCATTCTTTATTGCCAATACGGGCCGCCCCGGCCCCGTAGTGATTGATGTTCCAAAGGATGTAACTAACCCGGCGGAGAGATTCCCCTACCACTACCCTGAAAAATTGCGGATGCGTTCCTATACCCCGGCCGGTAAGGGGCATAGCGGCCAGATTCGCAAAGCGATTGCCATGCTGCTGTCAGCTCGCCGTCCGGTGATTTATGCCGGCGGGGGAGTGGTGCAGGGTGGTGGCGCTGAGCTTCTCACCGAGCTGGCTAGAAAGTTGAACTACCCGGTGACTAATACCTTGATGGGACTCGGGGCGTTTCCCGGTAGTGACAGGCGTTTCTTGGGAATGCTTGGTATGCACGGCACTTTCGAGGCAAATACCGCCATGCATCACGCGGACGTTATCCTGGCTGTAGGAGCTCGTTTTGATGACCGGGTAACTAATACTCCAGGCAAATTTTGCCCGGGTGCCAAAGTTATTCATATCGACGTCGATCCGGCTTCGATCTCTAAAACGATTGTTGCCGATATCCCGATTGTGGGCACGGTTCAGGCTGTCCTTCGAGAGATGCTCGAAGCGCTGAAAGCCAATGATGAGCAGCCGGATCACTCCGCGATAGTTGACTGGTGGCGCCAAATCGATGACTGGCGTGAGCGTCACGGGCTCTACACGGCTCCTCGTTATCAGACTAATGGTGCCCTGATAATGCCGCAGGATGTGATCAAGGCGGTGTATGACATCACAGAGGGTGATGCTTTTGTGACATCCGATGTAGGGCAACACCAGATGTTTGCTGCGCAGTATTACCTGTTTGATAAGCCGCGCCGCTGGATTAACTCCGGTGGGTTGGGGACTATGGGTTTCGGCTTACCGGCAGCCTTGGGGGTGAAAATAGCTCACCCGGATAAAGAGGTTGTGTGCGTAACTGGCGAGGGAAGTATCCAGATGTGTATTCAGGAGCTTTCTACGGCTACCCAATATCATTTGCCAGTAAAAATCCTCTGCCTTAACAATCAGGCTCTCGGGATGGTGAAGCAGTGGCAGGAGATGCAATATGAAGGAAGGCTTTCCAATAGTGTTTACGAGGAATCGCTGCCTGACTTTGTGAAACTCGCCGAGGCATACGGTCACGTCGGGGTGAAAGTGGAGCGTCGTGAAGACCTACACAACAAGTTGCAAGAAGCTTTTGCAATTAAGGATCGCACTGTATTTATCGACGTGTACGTCGACCCATCTGAGCATGTCTATCCCATGCAAGTGCTACCAAATGGCTCCATGCGTGACATGTGGCTGAGCAAAACTGAGAGAACTTAA
- a CDS encoding DUF4124 domain-containing protein: MRILLALLIAVTAITAQADGIYKWVDENGVVHFGEQPPENTQVDVIKKPRSERYKKWEAEQKAASPREPAELSKRTVAKQPEKQPDVRQQEQEKVTQMQAALRARRCESARKSLNSLTANSRVREVDQNGNYRRLGEDERQQRIATAQQRIRDNC, encoded by the coding sequence ATGCGTATCTTACTGGCGCTATTGATTGCAGTAACAGCTATAACCGCTCAAGCCGATGGCATCTATAAATGGGTAGATGAGAATGGCGTTGTCCATTTTGGTGAACAACCTCCAGAAAATACTCAAGTGGACGTAATCAAAAAGCCCAGGTCAGAGCGGTATAAAAAGTGGGAAGCTGAACAGAAGGCCGCCAGTCCCCGAGAACCAGCTGAACTATCAAAGAGAACCGTAGCCAAGCAACCTGAAAAGCAGCCCGACGTACGTCAGCAAGAGCAGGAAAAAGTAACGCAAATGCAAGCCGCTCTTCGCGCTAGGCGCTGTGAGTCAGCTCGAAAATCTCTGAACTCCTTGACTGCGAATTCTCGCGTTCGCGAAGTCGATCAAAATGGAAATTACAGAAGATTGGGTGAAGATGAACGGCAGCAACGTATAGCTACCGCTCAACAACGTATCCGGGATAACTGTTAA
- a CDS encoding AraC family transcriptional regulator, giving the protein MRDQNKNMSGHAGVPKIFAPYFVVAAARLGIPTEALIERLPFSFSWNPGESEWLNYSEFNALIESILALSPVTSPGLSFSRFPIMLWLEETIIEAQPSLRRPREIFRPAEIVLSQTLAPLLRFQTYQEADAEVLTLNWQQELFSAPVNHFIAEMLMSRGVDLLRTLNPRFPEVRGLKLRSEKPEDDSIHKRIFQCPIEFSADENAIILGSQILDFPIPSYHKIIRSQSRNILKAVLHNTLTSYNLAASLRAWLEKHLLSEEITIKQAAAHFRTSGRTLQRRLREQGVTFQQLKDSVTLSLTKKLLLSTSDSVESIAVQLHFAERAVFTRFFKKHEGVTPSEFRRSNVGRDIFEA; this is encoded by the coding sequence ATGAGAGACCAAAATAAAAATATGTCCGGCCATGCCGGCGTGCCCAAGATATTTGCGCCTTACTTTGTGGTTGCCGCCGCCAGGCTCGGCATTCCCACAGAGGCGCTAATTGAACGATTGCCATTCTCATTTAGCTGGAATCCAGGAGAGAGTGAATGGCTTAATTACAGTGAATTCAATGCTCTAATTGAAAGCATACTGGCGCTATCCCCTGTTACTTCACCAGGTCTCAGCTTTAGTCGCTTCCCAATTATGCTTTGGCTTGAAGAAACTATTATCGAAGCTCAGCCCTCCTTGAGACGGCCGAGGGAGATCTTTCGCCCTGCAGAAATTGTACTCTCACAAACCCTAGCCCCCCTCCTGCGGTTCCAGACTTACCAGGAAGCCGATGCGGAAGTACTCACACTCAACTGGCAGCAGGAACTCTTTAGCGCTCCGGTCAATCATTTTATTGCTGAAATGCTGATGAGTCGTGGAGTAGATCTCTTGCGCACTCTTAACCCGAGGTTTCCCGAGGTCCGGGGATTAAAGTTACGCAGTGAAAAGCCAGAGGATGACTCTATCCACAAGAGGATTTTCCAGTGCCCAATTGAATTTTCCGCTGATGAAAATGCGATTATCCTAGGCTCCCAGATACTGGACTTCCCTATACCCAGTTACCATAAAATCATTCGCAGCCAGAGCCGAAATATTTTAAAGGCAGTTTTGCACAATACTTTGACCAGCTATAACCTGGCAGCCAGTTTGCGAGCCTGGCTCGAGAAGCACTTGCTCAGTGAAGAAATCACTATCAAACAAGCCGCAGCCCACTTCCGCACCAGTGGCCGCACTTTACAGCGCAGATTGAGAGAACAGGGAGTAACATTCCAGCAGCTTAAAGACAGTGTTACGCTATCTCTGACCAAGAAACTCCTTCTCTCAACCAGTGATTCCGTAGAAAGCATTGCGGTACAACTTCATTTTGCCGAACGCGCAGTATTTACCCGCTTCTTTAAAAAACATGAGGGAGTCACCCCTTCCGAGTTCCGTCGCAGTAATGTCGGCAGAGATATTTTCGAAGCGTAA
- a CDS encoding efflux RND transporter permease subunit, whose product MNFTEIFIRKPVLACVVSLFIFLLGLRSLTELNVRQYPELENAVITVTTVYVGADSDLVQGFITTPLEQEIATADGIDYMVSTSVQGLSTINVYVRFDYDPNEVLTQVVAKVNKLRSELPDESEDSSVEMQQGETTAAMYLSFSSNILANNQITDYLTRVVQPKLATIAGVQRARLLGDSTFAMRVWLKPTEMAALEVTPADISDALRDNNILSAVGSTKGTRVALEIRADTDIARQLDFRKLVVRSDGDKLVRLGEVAEIELGAESYDSSVTFNGQSATFIAIEVAPDANSLEVIKKVREELEQKIFPQLPEGMLGEIPYDSTEYIQDSIEEVVKTIVEAVFIVILVIYLFLGSVRSVLIPAIALPLSLVGAFFLMFLMGFSINLLTLLSMVLAIGIVVDDAIIVLENVHRHIEEGLPPKEAAIVGARELAWPVVAMTTTLIAVYIPIGFLGGLTGTLFIEFAFSLAGAVLLSGVVALTLSPMMASKILKPRDGGGTRFEIWLERQFNRLQTRFEKSLHSSLDERRVILVFGLIVLISCYFLFVTSPQELEPTEDRGLVLTISTADAYATLDYVEQYSGELNVIAERFTEVENLFLLNGAGTFSSGVNNAVAGFVLAPWEGRDRDTEKMQELISSDVQQIAGLKIAVVVPPSLPTAGGQLPVEFVIGSTEPMENLASVASDIMTRALESRKFIFLDSDLKIDKPKIVIEIDRDKAASMGVEMVDLSRDLGAMLSGAYVNRFSLDNRSYKVIPQVERVDRLTPDQLEQYYIRAVNDKLVPVSTLIRLTETVEPQQLKRFQQLNAVTISGVPRPGITLGEALMVLDNAAKEILPVEYSVDYSGQSRQFKTEGSDLVVTFFFALIVIYLVLAAQFESWRDPLIMLVTVPMSVCGAMIFVSLGLTTLNIYTQVGLVTLIGVISKHGILIVEFANKLQLSGLDKRSAIEQATSIRLRPILMTTASLVLAMVPLLIASGPGGGARFAMGLVVATGMTIGTLFTLFVVPAMYMYLGRNFEAEAVAAS is encoded by the coding sequence GTGAATTTCACAGAGATTTTCATTCGAAAGCCAGTGTTGGCCTGCGTAGTCAGCCTATTTATTTTTCTATTGGGTTTAAGGTCGCTAACGGAATTAAATGTCAGGCAGTACCCGGAACTTGAAAATGCAGTTATTACAGTAACCACCGTTTATGTTGGTGCCGACTCAGATCTAGTGCAGGGGTTTATTACTACGCCGCTTGAGCAGGAGATTGCTACTGCAGATGGTATCGATTACATGGTTTCCACCAGCGTGCAAGGTCTCTCGACGATAAACGTTTATGTACGTTTTGATTACGATCCAAATGAAGTGTTAACTCAGGTCGTTGCCAAGGTAAATAAGCTGCGCAGTGAATTGCCTGATGAATCAGAGGATTCCAGCGTGGAAATGCAGCAGGGAGAAACCACTGCTGCAATGTACCTTTCTTTTTCCTCAAATATTCTCGCTAATAATCAAATTACGGATTATTTGACACGCGTTGTTCAACCTAAATTGGCGACTATAGCTGGTGTGCAGCGAGCTCGCCTTTTGGGTGACAGTACTTTTGCAATGAGAGTCTGGTTAAAGCCGACAGAGATGGCGGCATTGGAAGTCACACCTGCAGATATTTCTGATGCGCTCAGGGATAATAATATTCTGTCGGCAGTTGGTTCGACAAAGGGAACCCGTGTGGCACTGGAAATACGTGCGGACACAGATATTGCACGTCAGTTGGATTTCCGCAAGCTAGTGGTTAGATCCGATGGGGATAAGCTGGTTCGTCTAGGTGAAGTAGCGGAGATAGAGTTAGGAGCTGAGTCCTATGACAGCTCTGTAACTTTTAACGGGCAGTCTGCCACTTTTATTGCTATTGAGGTGGCACCCGATGCGAACTCCCTTGAAGTTATTAAAAAAGTACGCGAGGAGTTGGAGCAGAAAATTTTTCCACAGTTGCCAGAGGGTATGCTAGGTGAAATTCCTTACGACAGTACTGAATATATTCAGGACTCCATTGAAGAGGTCGTCAAAACAATTGTTGAAGCAGTATTTATAGTAATTTTGGTGATTTATTTGTTTCTGGGGTCAGTTCGCAGCGTATTAATTCCAGCAATTGCACTACCGCTTTCTCTTGTTGGTGCATTCTTTTTAATGTTTTTAATGGGATTTTCCATCAACTTGCTCACATTACTAAGCATGGTTCTGGCAATCGGAATTGTTGTTGATGATGCCATTATTGTTCTGGAAAATGTCCATCGACATATAGAAGAGGGCTTGCCTCCAAAAGAGGCTGCGATCGTAGGGGCTCGAGAGTTGGCATGGCCTGTAGTGGCTATGACTACAACGCTAATTGCAGTATATATTCCTATTGGTTTTCTTGGTGGTTTAACCGGGACCCTATTCATAGAGTTTGCATTTTCCCTAGCTGGCGCCGTATTACTGTCTGGAGTGGTCGCTCTTACTTTATCTCCCATGATGGCCTCGAAAATATTAAAGCCTCGCGATGGTGGAGGTACCCGGTTTGAAATTTGGCTGGAACGCCAATTTAATCGACTTCAGACGAGATTTGAAAAATCGCTCCATTCTTCTCTTGATGAGCGCCGAGTTATTTTGGTTTTCGGCTTAATTGTATTGATAAGTTGTTACTTCTTATTTGTGACGTCCCCTCAAGAGCTTGAACCTACAGAGGATAGGGGGCTTGTTCTTACAATTTCTACTGCCGATGCTTACGCAACTTTAGATTATGTTGAACAGTACAGTGGTGAACTTAATGTCATTGCTGAGAGATTTACTGAGGTTGAAAATCTTTTTCTGCTTAATGGGGCGGGCACCTTCAGTAGTGGTGTTAATAATGCGGTAGCCGGGTTTGTTTTGGCTCCCTGGGAAGGGAGAGACCGTGATACGGAAAAGATGCAGGAGTTGATTAGCAGTGATGTGCAGCAAATAGCCGGGCTAAAAATAGCCGTTGTGGTACCACCAAGTCTGCCAACTGCGGGAGGGCAGCTTCCGGTTGAATTTGTTATCGGTTCTACAGAGCCCATGGAGAATCTGGCATCGGTGGCAAGCGATATTATGACCCGAGCCCTTGAGAGTCGAAAGTTTATTTTTCTAGATTCTGATCTGAAAATTGATAAACCAAAAATTGTAATAGAAATTGATCGTGATAAAGCGGCCAGTATGGGTGTGGAAATGGTGGACTTGAGTCGTGACTTAGGAGCGATGTTATCCGGGGCTTATGTTAACCGTTTTTCCCTGGATAACCGCAGTTATAAAGTTATCCCTCAAGTCGAGAGAGTTGACCGCCTAACCCCTGATCAGTTGGAGCAATATTATATTCGGGCGGTAAACGACAAGTTGGTTCCTGTGAGTACTTTGATAAGGCTCACGGAAACCGTTGAACCACAGCAACTAAAGAGATTTCAACAATTAAATGCCGTCACTATTTCGGGTGTGCCACGCCCTGGGATTACGTTGGGTGAAGCATTGATGGTGTTGGATAATGCGGCTAAAGAAATCTTACCAGTCGAGTATTCTGTAGATTACTCGGGGCAGTCCAGGCAATTCAAAACTGAAGGATCAGATTTGGTGGTTACCTTTTTCTTTGCCTTGATAGTGATTTATTTGGTGTTAGCTGCTCAATTTGAATCCTGGCGCGATCCCTTGATTATGTTGGTCACCGTACCGATGAGTGTTTGCGGAGCGATGATTTTCGTCAGTCTAGGATTGACGACCCTCAATATTTACACACAAGTGGGCCTGGTTACCCTGATTGGGGTTATTTCCAAACACGGCATTCTGATAGTGGAGTTTGCCAATAAGTTACAGCTCTCAGGGCTTGATAAGCGATCAGCGATTGAGCAGGCCACTTCAATCCGTTTGCGACCGATTTTAATGACTACTGCATCTCTGGTTTTGGCGATGGTTCCATTGTTAATAGCGTCGGGGCCAGGTGGAGGAGCAAGGTTTGCAATGGGCTTGGTAGTGGCGACCGGTATGACAATTGGAACGTTATTTACTTTATTTGTCGTGCCGGCGATGTATATGTATCTTGGGCGGAATTTTGAGGCGGAGGCTGTAGCGGCCTCCTGA
- a CDS encoding efflux RND transporter periplasmic adaptor subunit: protein MLLMLLGCLLLFGGIFAYKFIGRHMVNQFIDNLALPAATVTSATAQFQYWKEDLKGIGTVRAVNGVEVTTEAQGVISAIHFKSGQHVRKGDLLAEIFAEPEKAQLQVLDAELRLARRNYVRIKTLLGRGVTTEADLDSARSTLDQVVANIEVQRARVDQRVIVAPFSGVLGIRQIDLGENVSPGESVVSLQQLDPIFVDFSLPEQKYALVKAGLAIQLTTDAFPKNTYEGRITAVDPQVDSASRNFLIQATLENPQHDLRPGMFAQVSVKISAQRKVLVIPRTALAFAPYGVAVFVLEPDKDGEHMVAVKRFVKTGEERGDLVEITQGLLVGDIVASSGLLKLRNGEKAVINNQNQPPESADPTPENS, encoded by the coding sequence ATGTTGCTAATGCTGCTGGGATGCCTTTTGCTCTTCGGCGGAATTTTTGCTTATAAATTTATTGGCAGGCATATGGTGAATCAGTTTATAGACAACTTAGCCCTGCCTGCGGCCACAGTGACTTCAGCAACCGCCCAGTTTCAATATTGGAAGGAAGACCTGAAAGGAATAGGCACTGTTCGAGCTGTTAATGGCGTAGAGGTTACTACCGAAGCTCAGGGGGTTATCAGCGCTATTCACTTCAAGTCGGGCCAGCATGTTAGGAAGGGCGATTTACTGGCGGAAATTTTTGCAGAACCGGAAAAGGCGCAGTTGCAGGTGTTGGATGCAGAGCTTCGCTTGGCCCGTCGCAATTACGTGCGGATCAAGACTCTGCTGGGGCGAGGTGTAACAACCGAAGCAGATTTGGATAGCGCTCGCAGTACTTTGGACCAGGTGGTTGCCAATATAGAAGTGCAACGGGCCAGGGTGGATCAGCGAGTTATCGTGGCGCCGTTTAGTGGAGTACTGGGAATTCGACAAATCGATCTTGGGGAGAATGTAAGTCCGGGGGAGTCTGTTGTTTCTCTACAGCAACTTGATCCTATTTTTGTTGATTTTTCCCTCCCTGAACAAAAATATGCCTTGGTTAAGGCTGGGCTTGCTATTCAGTTGACAACAGATGCTTTCCCTAAAAATACCTACGAAGGAAGAATTACTGCTGTTGACCCCCAAGTGGATAGTGCGAGTAGAAATTTTCTGATTCAAGCTACTCTGGAAAATCCCCAACACGATTTACGTCCTGGAATGTTTGCCCAAGTATCCGTAAAGATAAGTGCACAGCGAAAAGTGCTCGTTATTCCCAGAACCGCATTGGCTTTTGCTCCCTATGGGGTGGCGGTTTTTGTGTTGGAGCCCGATAAAGATGGTGAGCATATGGTCGCAGTTAAACGATTTGTGAAAACTGGTGAGGAACGTGGGGATCTAGTTGAAATTACACAAGGACTTTTGGTGGGTGACATAGTGGCTAGCAGCGGATTACTTAAACTTCGCAATGGAGAGAAAGCGGTTATCAATAATCAGAATCAACCCCCAGAAAGCGCAGACCCCACACCGGAAAATAGTTAA